The following coding sequences lie in one Eschrichtius robustus isolate mEscRob2 chromosome 17, mEscRob2.pri, whole genome shotgun sequence genomic window:
- the ZHX1 gene encoding zinc fingers and homeoboxes protein 1 — translation MASRRKSTTPCMVLASEQDPDLELISDLDEGPPVLTPVENTRAESISSDEEVHESVDSDNQQNKKVEGGYECKYCTFQTPDLNMFTFHVDSEHPNVVLNSSYVCVECNFLTKRYDALSEHNLKYHPGEENFKLTMVKRNNQTIFEQTINDLTFDGSFVKEENSEQAESTEVSSSGISISKTPIMKMMKNKVENKRITVHHNSVEDVPEEKENEIKPDREGTVENPSSSASESNTSTSIVNRIHPNTASTVVTPAAVLPGLAQVITAVSAQQNSNLIPKVLIPVNSIPTYNAALDNNPLLLNTYNKFPYPTMSEITVLSAQAKYTEEQIKIWFSAQRLKHGVSWTPEEVEEARRKQFNGTVHTVPQTITVIPTHISTGSNGLPSILQTCQIVGQPGLVLTQVAGTNTLPVAAPIALTVAGVPNQTNAQKSQLPAAQPTAETKPAAAGAPSSQLVKNETAVANPDAFGVRAKKTKEQLAELKVSYLKNQFPHDSEIIRLMKITGLTKGEIKKWFSDTRYNQRNSKSNQCLHLNNDSSATIIIDSSDETTESPTVVTSQQKQSWNPFPDFTPQKFKEKTAEQLRALQASFLNSSVLTEEELNRLRAQTKLTRREIDAWFTEKKKSKALKEEKGEIEESNAGSSKEETGETSPGDESSAPKSGSTGKICKKTPEQLHMLKSAFVRTQWPSPEEYDKLAEESGLARTDIVSWFGDTRYAWKNGNLKWYYYYQSANSSSMNGLSSLRKRGRGRPKGRGRGRPRGRPRGSKRMNNWDRGPSLIKFKTGTAILKDYYLKHKFLNEQDLDELVNKSHMGYEQVREWFAERQRRSELGIELFEENEEEDEVIDDQEEDEEETDDSDTWEPPRHVKRKLSKSDD, via the coding sequence ATGGCAAGCAGGCGAAAATCCACAACACCCTGCATGGTCCTAGCCAGTGAACAGGATCCAGACCTCGAGTTGATATCAGATTTGGATGAAGGTCCTCCTGTACTTACACCTGTAGAAAACACCAGAGCAGAGAGTATCTCAAGTGATGAAGAAGTTCATGAATCCGTGGACTCTGACAATCAGCAAAATAAAAAAGTTGAAGGTGGCTATGAATGTAAATATTGTACTTTTCAAACTCCAGATCTAAATATGTTTACTTTTCATGTGGATTCAGAACATCCCAATGTAGTGCTAAATTCATCCTATGTTTGTGTCGAATGCAATTTTCTTACCAAAAGGTATGATGCACTTTCCGAGCATAATCTGAAATATCACCCaggagaagaaaatttcaagttgACTATGGTGAAACGAAATAACCAGACAATCTttgaacaaacaataaatgatctGACTTTTGATGGTAGTTTTGTTAAAGAGGAGAATTCGGAGCAAGCTGAATCTACAGAAGTTTCTTCTTCAGGAATATCTATCAGTAAAACTCCTATcatgaaaatgatgaaaaataaagtgGAGAACAAACGGATTACAGTTCATCATAATTCAGTTGAGGACGTTccggaagagaaagagaatgaaatcaaACCAGACCGTGAAGGAACTGTGGAAAATCCAAGTTCTTCAGCTTCTGAATCGAATACAAGTACTTCCATTGTAAACAGAATACATCCAAATACTGCCAGCACAGTTGTGACCCCAGCAGCAGTTCTTCCTGGGTTAGCACAGGTTATCACTGCTGTATCAGCTCAGCAGAATTCCAATTTGATTCCCAAAGTCCTCATCCCTGTTAATAGCATTCCTACCTACAATGCTGCATTGGATAACAACCCCCTTTTGCTTAACACCTACAACAAATTCCCTTATCCAACAATGTCAGAAATTACTGTTCTTTCTGCCCAAGCAAAatatacagaggaacagatcaagATATGGTTTTCAGCCCAACGTCTAAAACATGGTGTTAGCTGGACTCCCGAGGAAGTAGAGGAGGCGAGAAGAAAACAATTCAACGGAACAGTCCACACTGTACCTCAGACCATAACTGTCATCCCCACCCACATTTCCACAGGGAGTAATGGTTTACCATCCATCTTACAGACATGCCAAATAGTTGGCCAGCCAGGTCTGGTCCTTACCCAAGTGGCTGGCACGAATACCTTGCCAGTAGCAGCACCTATAGCCTTGACAGTGGCAGGGGTTCCAAATCAAACAAACGCACAGAAAAGTCAGCTCCCAGCCGCTCAGCCTACTGCAGAGACCaagccagcagcagcaggagcccCATCCTCTCAGCTTGTAAAAAATGAAACCGCAGTGGCGAACCCTGATGCGTTCGGCGTTCGGGCAAAAAAGACTAAAGAGCAACTGGCAGAATTAAAAGTTAGCTACCTAAAGAATCAGTTTCCCCATGATTCCGAAATTATCAGACTTATGAAAATCACAGGGCTGACAAAAGGAGAGATTAAAAAATGGTTTAGTGACACAAGGTACAACCAGAGAAATTCAAAGAGTAATCAGTGCTTACATCTCAACAATGATTCCTCCGCCACTATTATCATAGACTCCAGTGATGAAACCACGGAATCCCCAACTGTTGTTACTTCACAGCAGAAACAATCCTGGAATCCTTTCCCAGACTTTACTCCCCAAAAGTTTAAAGAGAAGACGGCAGAGCAGCTTCGTGCCCTACAGGCAAGTTTTCTCAACAGCTCTGTACTTACAGAAGAAGAATTAAATAGGTTAAGAGCGCAAACCAAACTTACCAGAAGGGAAATTGATGCTTGGTTTACagagaagaagaaatcaaaagctttaaaggaagagaaaggagaaatagaggaaAGCAATGCAGGTAGTTCCAAAGAAGAAACTGGAGAAACTTCTCCTGGAGATGAGTCTAGTGCACCTAAGTCAGGGAGTACGGGCAAAATATGTAAAAAGACACCCGAGCAGTTGCACATGCTTAAAAGCGCATTTGTCCGAACACAGTGGCCGTCGCCAGAAGAGTATGACAAATTGGCTGAAGAAAGCGGGCTTGCTAGAACAGACATAGTTAGTTGGTTTGGGGACACCCGTTACGCTTGGAAAAATGGAAACTTGAAATGGTACTACTACTATCAAAGCGCCAATTCAAGCAGTATGAATGGTCTGTCTTCTCTTagaaaaagggggagagggagacccaaaggaaggggaagaggaagaccTCGCGGGCGGCCCAGAGGAAGCAAGAGAATGAACAACTGGGACAGGGGGCCGTCCCTCATCAAATTTAAAACTGGAACTGCAATACTTAAGGATTATTACCTGAAGCACAAATTTCTTAATGAGCAAGACCTCGATGAACTTGTTAACAAATCACATATGGGCTACGAGCAGGTCAGAGAATGGTTTGCTGAAAGACAGAGAAGATCAGAGTTAGGTATAGAATTATTTGAGGAAAATGAGGAGGAAGATGAAGTTATTGATGATCAGGAAGAGGATGAAGAAGAAACAGATGACAGTGACACTTGGGAACCCCCACGACATGTGAAGCGGAAGCTTTCTAAATCAGATGACTGA